One segment of Dromaius novaehollandiae isolate bDroNov1 chromosome Z, bDroNov1.hap1, whole genome shotgun sequence DNA contains the following:
- the LOC135324620 gene encoding uncharacterized protein LOC135324620 has protein sequence MDNQAFEMHGESIPSSSKTAEWPKKEERKSYCSLMKIFLVCLLACIITTTIGVLVLSLIYAESIGFVKETVVKNRDTTSPKIDEKEVDVKFRFLNQLGKSKVHHFPGGDIQWARFRNDVNEYQSVEEMEFGKSINNFRSKMTFGTLRIKSNGLRVPHWHFNANEHGYLLKGTAWIGVVDADDSVVTTYNVTAGQVIFFPRNTLHWIKNVGKEDCLFLLFFTTHEELKTLDVDDAFFSTPEDIAARALKPQGGVNFIRTFKKQTEDQAINLPPNLQELVHNASYVQSPDHLVWRYFYDLKGSAEYPFPGGIFKWARYRINGTGLNETEKIFSESLNKHENTLTLATLRIFSNGLGQPHFHFNANEMGYVISGCGKVGVIASDVTSNFNIDIGDVIFFPVGSQHYIKSVCDEDLLLILAYSTGNQLETLRMNDYFHKTADHILAQLFFKEQNEFKKIPKAS, from the exons ATGGATAACCAGGCATTTGAAATGCACGGAGAGAGCATACCAAGTTCTTCAAAAACAGCAGAATGGCCAAAGAAAGAG gaaagaaagagctACTGCTCCCTAATGAAAATCTTTCTAGTCTGTCTGTTGGCCTGTATTATCACCACCACAATAGGAGTGCTGGTCCTGTCCTTGATCTATGCAGAAAGCATTGGCTTTGTAAAAGAGACAGTTGTTAAAAACCGTGACACAACCTCCCCCAAAATAGATGAAAAAGAAGTGGATGTCAAATTCCGGTTCCTGAATCAGCTGGGAAAATCAAAG GTACATCATTTCCCAGGTGGTGATATTCAGTGGGCAAGATTCAGGAATGATGTAAATGAATATCAAAGTGTTGAAGAAATGGAATTTGGAAAAAGTATCAATAACTTTCGCTCTAAAATGACTTTTGGAACCTTACGGATCAAGAGCAATGGGCTTCGGGTTCCCCACTGGCATTTTAATGCTAATGAACATGGCTACCTGCTAAAG GGTACTGCCTGGATTGGAGTAGTTGATGCAGATGACAGCGTGGTTACCACGTACAATGTCACAGCTGGCCAAGTGATCTTCTTCCCTAGAAACACTTTGCATTGGATAAAGAATGTAGGAAAAGAAGACTGTCTGTTCTTACTGTTTTTTACAACACATGAAGAACTTAAGACGTTGGATGTAGATGATGCATTTTTCTCTACCCCAGAAGATATAGCAGCAAGAGCATTAAAG CCACAGGGTGGAGTTAACTTTATCAGAACATTCAAGAAGCAAACAGAAGATCAGGCAATTAACCTCCCCCCAAATTTACAAGAGCTTGTACACAATGCCAGCTATGTGCAATCTCCAGACCACCTTGTATGGCGGTACTTCTATGACCTCAAAG GGTCAGCAGAATATCCTTTTCCAGGAGGAATCTTCAAGTGGGCTCGCTACCGCATAAATGGAACTGGATTAAATGAGACAGAGAAAATTTTTAGTGAGTCACTGAATAAG catGAAAATACTCTTACCTTAGCAACTCTCAGAATATTCAGCAATGGACTGGGGCAGCCTCATTTCCACTTCAACGCTAATGAGATGGGTTACGTCATTAGTGGCTGTGGAAAG GTTGGGGTTATTGCATCTGATGTCACCTCCAACTTCAACATTGACATTGGAGATGTCATATTTTTCCCTGTTGGAAGCCAACATTATATCAAGAGCGTATGTGATGAGGATTTACTTTTGATTCTAGCCTACAGTACAGGCAACCAG ctGGAAACTCTTCGTATGAATGACTACTTCCATAAAACAGCAGATCATATCCTTGCTCAGCTTTTTTTCAAGGAACAGAATGAGTTTAAAAAGATCCCAAAGGCTTCTTAA